One window of Alkaliphilus metalliredigens QYMF genomic DNA carries:
- a CDS encoding N-acyl-D-amino-acid deacylase family protein: MGPIAINNGWVIDPANGIFSQLNILIEDGKIQEISSSPFSVEQEIDAKGLYVCPGFVDIHMHEDPYDEEQDTFQTDTFQSMLRMGVTTAIGGNCGTGPEDIPGYLDAVERQGLPVNFGMLVPHASLRQAVGVTDRYSKAADDQIFEMNASAGWLLDIGCLGISYGIRYIPGITKEEMVTISKEAARTETFVAAHIRDDASGVFEAAQELLSIGKELEVAVHFSHIGSMAAFGQMRAFLSLIDDARSQGMNVSSDCYPYAAFSTGIGQTTYDDGFLERYQIDYDQIEIADGEHAGQRCTEKRFHQLRKERPETITIAHVMNEEEVNIALEHPSVMIASDGMLKNHQGHPRAAGTFPRFLRGVIQGEINISLSEAIAKCTCLPAEKLRIQKGTLSIGFDADVVVFNPETLRDRADFNHPANPPEGIEYVLVNGKVALRKGALLEKNQGRLIGSQWR; encoded by the coding sequence GTGGGTCCAATAGCAATCAATAACGGCTGGGTCATTGATCCGGCTAACGGAATTTTCTCTCAACTCAACATATTAATAGAAGATGGCAAAATTCAAGAGATTTCATCAAGTCCTTTTTCTGTGGAACAAGAAATCGATGCCAAGGGTTTGTATGTATGCCCTGGATTTGTAGATATACATATGCATGAAGACCCATATGATGAAGAGCAAGATACATTCCAAACCGACACATTCCAGTCTATGCTCCGTATGGGAGTGACCACAGCCATAGGTGGTAACTGCGGTACTGGACCGGAAGACATCCCTGGTTATCTAGATGCAGTGGAACGTCAAGGCCTGCCAGTGAATTTTGGTATGCTGGTGCCCCATGCTTCACTTCGTCAGGCGGTGGGAGTGACAGATCGATACAGCAAGGCTGCAGACGATCAAATATTTGAAATGAACGCTTCTGCTGGATGGCTTCTAGACATTGGATGCTTGGGGATTTCCTACGGTATTCGGTATATACCAGGAATCACTAAGGAGGAGATGGTGACAATATCCAAAGAAGCCGCCAGAACAGAAACATTTGTTGCTGCTCATATTCGGGATGATGCCAGTGGGGTATTTGAAGCTGCTCAAGAACTCCTAAGTATAGGAAAAGAGCTGGAAGTGGCTGTGCACTTTTCTCATATTGGTAGTATGGCTGCTTTTGGACAAATGAGAGCCTTTCTTTCTCTCATAGATGACGCCAGAAGCCAGGGAATGAATGTTTCATCAGATTGCTATCCCTATGCTGCTTTTAGCACTGGCATTGGTCAAACAACCTATGATGATGGTTTTCTAGAGCGGTATCAGATTGATTATGATCAGATAGAAATTGCTGACGGGGAACATGCAGGTCAGCGTTGTACAGAAAAACGATTTCATCAGTTGCGAAAAGAACGACCGGAAACCATCACCATTGCCCATGTGATGAATGAGGAAGAGGTTAACATCGCATTAGAACATCCTTCTGTAATGATTGCTAGTGATGGAATGCTCAAAAATCACCAAGGTCATCCCAGGGCAGCTGGTACTTTCCCACGTTTTCTTCGGGGAGTCATTCAGGGGGAAATTAATATTAGTTTGTCGGAAGCAATAGCAAAATGCACTTGTCTCCCGGCAGAAAAATTAAGAATACAGAAAGGAACCCTTAGTATTGGGTTCGATGCCGATGTGGTTGTTTTTAATCCAGAAACCCTGAGAGATCGGGCTGATTTTAATCATCCAGCCAACCCGCCGGAGGGAATCGAGTATGTGCTGGTAAATGGAAAAGTAGCTCTCCGAAAGGGAGCGTTACTTGAGAAAAATCAGGGTAGATTGATCGGGAGTCAATGGAGGTGA
- a CDS encoding ABC transporter ATP-binding protein codes for MSANLLEVKNLVTEFSTPAGKVRAVDGISFHVKHKETVGIVGESGCGKSVTALSIMGLVLDPGEVRGSIEFNGQDLVKLSDRQMRKIRGNDISMIFQEPMTSLNPVYTIGNQLSEPLRLHQGLSRKQAWEKSIEYLKLVGISSPEKRVHEYPHQLSGGMQQRAMIAMALTCNPKLLIADEPTTALDVTIQAQILELMKDLKEKMSTSIMMITHDLAVVVEMCERVIVMYAGRIVETGTVRDIFKKPHHPYTEGLIRSIPKLTEKEDVLYEIKGSVPSPLDAPPGCKFNNRCEFATERCEKEEPELITISEGHEARCFYPRNVKGESSYG; via the coding sequence TTGAGTGCCAATCTTCTTGAAGTAAAAAACCTTGTGACAGAATTCAGCACTCCGGCGGGGAAAGTCCGGGCCGTAGATGGTATAAGTTTCCACGTAAAACATAAAGAAACCGTAGGGATTGTTGGTGAATCTGGATGTGGAAAAAGTGTGACTGCTTTATCGATTATGGGTTTAGTTTTGGACCCCGGTGAAGTTCGCGGATCCATTGAATTTAACGGCCAGGATCTAGTCAAGCTCTCTGATCGACAGATGCGAAAAATCCGAGGAAATGACATTTCAATGATTTTTCAGGAGCCCATGACGTCACTGAACCCAGTATATACCATTGGAAATCAGCTTTCAGAGCCCCTACGCCTTCACCAAGGATTAAGTCGTAAACAAGCTTGGGAAAAATCCATTGAGTACCTTAAACTGGTGGGTATTTCTTCGCCGGAAAAAAGGGTTCATGAGTATCCCCACCAGTTAAGTGGCGGTATGCAACAGCGAGCCATGATTGCCATGGCCCTTACGTGCAACCCCAAGCTTCTCATTGCCGATGAACCAACCACAGCCCTAGATGTGACCATTCAAGCTCAAATCCTGGAACTGATGAAAGATTTAAAAGAGAAAATGTCCACCTCAATTATGATGATAACCCATGATTTAGCAGTGGTTGTGGAAATGTGTGAGCGAGTTATTGTGATGTATGCAGGACGGATCGTTGAAACAGGAACTGTAAGAGATATTTTCAAGAAACCACACCATCCCTATACAGAGGGTTTGATACGATCAATTCCTAAATTAACAGAAAAGGAAGACGTGCTTTATGAAATAAAAGGAAGTGTTCCCAGTCCTTTAGATGCACCACCTGGATGTAAATTTAATAATCGTTGTGAATTTGCTACTGAGCGTTGTGAAAAAGAAGAACCCGAACTGATCACCATCAGTGAAGGACATGAAGCCCGTTGTTTTTATCCTCGTAATGTAAAGGGGGAGTCGTCATATGGATAG
- a CDS encoding M55 family metallopeptidase: MKIYVSADIEGIWGVVSPRQIGGESEDYTRARKLMTQEVNLLCQYLLQNGASEIVINDSHGPMDNIIIEELNPEVSLISGYPKDLSMMEGIDESFDCVMLIGYHPKAGTEKGIFDHTYAGRVIRNLYIDEEELGEVGLNALVAGGFGVPVVLVSGDEKVTQDVKMEIGDIETVAVKKALSRYCAKNISFLKLEKLYSEAVKNALKDVKKYPIKKPSSSPVLKLELYQAVMAETVACIPGVKKVGPTSVEYIAEEMADVYKALRSIVTVAQNLI; encoded by the coding sequence ATGAAAATATATGTATCAGCAGATATAGAAGGCATTTGGGGTGTTGTGTCCCCTAGGCAAATTGGCGGGGAAAGTGAGGACTATACACGAGCTCGGAAACTGATGACCCAAGAAGTGAACTTGCTGTGTCAATACTTATTACAGAATGGAGCTAGTGAAATTGTCATCAATGATTCTCACGGTCCCATGGATAACATTATCATCGAAGAACTGAATCCAGAAGTGAGCCTTATTAGTGGGTACCCTAAGGATTTGAGCATGATGGAAGGGATCGATGAAAGCTTTGATTGCGTTATGCTGATAGGCTACCACCCAAAGGCAGGAACGGAGAAGGGTATTTTTGATCATACCTATGCTGGTAGGGTCATTAGGAATCTTTATATTGATGAAGAAGAATTGGGAGAAGTGGGACTCAATGCCTTAGTTGCCGGTGGTTTTGGGGTTCCTGTTGTATTGGTGTCAGGAGATGAAAAAGTGACACAGGATGTGAAAATGGAAATTGGAGACATAGAAACCGTAGCTGTCAAAAAAGCATTATCTAGGTATTGTGCGAAAAATATTTCTTTTTTAAAATTAGAAAAATTATATAGTGAAGCCGTTAAAAATGCATTAAAAGATGTGAAAAAATATCCTATTAAAAAACCGTCTTCTTCACCGGTTCTGAAATTGGAACTGTATCAAGCGGTTATGGCAGAAACCGTGGCCTGTATTCCCGGTGTGAAAAAAGTAGGCCCTACCAGTGTTGAATATATTGCCGAGGAAATGGCAGATGTTTATAAAGCACTTCGGAGCATTGTTACTGTAGCCCAAAACCTTATATAA
- a CDS encoding ABC transporter permease codes for MSSVDSKLEAEVKVPVKRSTSFRDDAIRRFKKNPTAIFGLVIVIFFLLIAIFGKFITPHDPFKQNIINAHQSPGGQYLLGTDFFGRDVLSRIFIGARISLLVGVAVVTLRAVIGIPYGLVAGYYGGRIEAFMMRIVDAFIAFPGIILAMAIMAVRGPGIENVIFALTISGWPMFARLVRGESMSLKEREYVQAARALGYNDGKVMFQHILPNCLATIIVYTTMGIATPILAEAGLSFLGLGATADQATWGFQMSLERQYMRTAWWSVTFPGLALMVVILGFNLLGDGLRDVLDPRMKE; via the coding sequence TTGAGTTCAGTTGATTCAAAATTAGAGGCGGAAGTGAAAGTCCCTGTGAAACGCAGTACCAGTTTTCGGGATGACGCCATACGCCGGTTTAAGAAAAATCCCACAGCCATTTTTGGTCTTGTGATTGTCATATTTTTTCTTCTCATTGCTATTTTTGGAAAATTCATCACACCCCACGACCCTTTTAAGCAAAACATTATCAATGCCCATCAATCACCAGGAGGACAATATTTGTTAGGCACTGACTTTTTTGGTCGTGATGTGCTGAGTCGAATTTTTATTGGGGCTCGTATTTCTTTGTTAGTAGGAGTTGCGGTGGTAACACTTCGAGCTGTTATTGGCATTCCATACGGTCTCGTTGCAGGGTATTACGGTGGAAGAATTGAAGCTTTTATGATGCGTATTGTTGATGCATTCATTGCCTTTCCTGGAATTATTTTGGCCATGGCGATTATGGCTGTTCGAGGGCCAGGGATTGAAAATGTTATATTTGCCCTTACCATTAGTGGATGGCCAATGTTTGCGCGACTGGTGAGAGGTGAAAGTATGTCTCTAAAAGAAAGGGAGTACGTCCAGGCAGCTCGAGCACTGGGATATAACGATGGGAAAGTCATGTTTCAGCACATACTTCCTAACTGCTTGGCCACCATCATTGTTTATACCACCATGGGCATTGCCACACCCATTTTAGCGGAAGCTGGACTTAGCTTTTTAGGCCTAGGAGCCACAGCGGATCAGGCCACTTGGGGATTTCAGATGTCTCTAGAAAGACAGTATATGCGTACGGCCTGGTGGTCTGTTACCTTTCCTGGTTTAGCATTGATGGTAGTGATCCTAGGTTTTAATCTTCTGGGCGACGGCCTTCGGGACGTATTGGATCCTAGAATGAAAGAATAG
- a CDS encoding ABC transporter ATP-binding protein: MDSEKKTLLKVENLRKYYPIKGGVLSRVVGQVKAVDDISFHVLEGETLGLVGESGCGKTTTGKTILRLVKHTEGAVTYREQNIFKFTSKQMKEYRKDVQIIFQDPYGSLNPRQTVGDMLREIIRYHNLASGPEVEERIESLMEMVGLNRYHIGRYPHEFSGGQRQRVGIARALCLEPRMIVCDEPVSALDVSIQSQILNLLKKLQGELNLTYLFIAHDLSVVKHISDRVGVMYLGKMAELTETDKLFENPLHPYTKALLKAIPVADVDHTPSKAVLKGDVPSPSNPPSGCVFHTRCPECMEICSEKVPVMTEANPGHFVYCHLYE; encoded by the coding sequence ATGGATAGTGAGAAAAAAACCTTGCTAAAAGTTGAAAATTTAAGAAAATACTATCCCATCAAAGGCGGTGTTCTCTCCCGTGTTGTGGGACAGGTCAAGGCTGTTGATGATATTAGTTTTCATGTTTTAGAAGGGGAAACCCTTGGTCTAGTAGGTGAGTCTGGTTGTGGGAAAACCACTACAGGAAAAACCATTCTTCGCTTGGTAAAACATACTGAGGGTGCTGTGACCTACCGAGAGCAAAATATTTTTAAATTTACCTCAAAACAGATGAAAGAATATCGTAAGGATGTTCAGATTATTTTTCAAGACCCTTATGGATCCCTGAATCCTCGACAAACTGTTGGTGACATGCTTAGGGAAATTATTCGATATCATAATCTAGCCAGTGGCCCAGAGGTAGAGGAAAGGATAGAGAGTCTCATGGAAATGGTGGGGTTAAACAGATATCATATAGGGCGCTACCCCCATGAATTCTCAGGAGGCCAACGTCAACGGGTGGGGATTGCCCGGGCATTATGCCTTGAACCCAGGATGATAGTCTGCGATGAGCCAGTCAGTGCCCTAGATGTCTCTATCCAGAGTCAGATTCTTAACCTATTAAAAAAGCTTCAGGGTGAATTAAACTTGACCTATTTATTTATTGCCCATGACCTTTCAGTGGTCAAGCATATTTCCGACCGAGTTGGGGTTATGTATCTTGGGAAAATGGCAGAATTGACCGAAACCGATAAGCTTTTTGAAAACCCACTACATCCCTATACAAAGGCATTGCTAAAGGCGATTCCAGTAGCCGACGTGGATCACACGCCATCCAAGGCAGTGTTGAAGGGAGATGTACCGAGTCCTAGCAATCCCCCTTCAGGCTGTGTATTTCATACCAGATGTCCAGAATGCATGGAGATCTGCTCAGAAAAAGTGCCAGTTATGACAGAAGCGAACCCAGGTCATTTTGTATATTGTCATCTATATGAATAA
- the nikB gene encoding nickel ABC transporter permease — MHIYIAKRLLQAIPVIFLVTVITFSLIHLMPGDPAIMRAGEGASIEQVEAIREAMGLNEPIHQQYLSWVTGLLQGDLGYSLQDGRPVFSTLIQRLPATLYLVMASFVVSIAIGVPIGILSAVKQNTFIDSFARGFALLGISLPSFWFALMMMLLFSYKLQWLPASGSGTLAHLIMPSLALGMASAGLITRMTRSAMLEVLKQDYIRTARSKGLRAQIVIYKHALKNALLPVVTVIGLQLGYRLGGSVIVETVFAYPGIGRFAYNRLLARDFPMIMGNLFIFAMIFIIVNIITDIIYGFLEPRIRYD, encoded by the coding sequence ATGCATATATATATTGCAAAACGCTTGCTTCAAGCGATTCCTGTGATATTCCTGGTAACGGTCATTACCTTTTCACTGATTCATCTGATGCCGGGAGATCCGGCAATCATGAGAGCAGGGGAAGGTGCCAGCATAGAACAGGTTGAGGCCATACGAGAGGCCATGGGTCTAAATGAACCCATCCACCAGCAATATCTGTCATGGGTAACTGGTCTTTTGCAAGGTGATTTAGGTTACTCATTGCAAGATGGTCGTCCAGTATTTTCTACTTTAATTCAGCGTTTACCAGCAACTTTATATTTGGTAATGGCATCCTTTGTGGTATCAATTGCTATCGGTGTCCCCATCGGTATATTGTCTGCGGTGAAGCAAAACACATTTATTGATTCCTTCGCCAGAGGATTTGCACTTCTAGGGATTTCCCTACCTAGTTTTTGGTTTGCTCTGATGATGATGCTGCTCTTTTCATATAAGTTGCAGTGGTTGCCAGCAAGTGGGTCTGGCACATTAGCTCACCTTATTATGCCATCATTGGCACTGGGCATGGCTTCTGCAGGACTGATTACCCGTATGACCCGCTCTGCCATGTTAGAAGTACTGAAGCAGGATTACATTCGTACTGCTCGGTCTAAGGGGCTTCGGGCACAAATTGTTATTTATAAACATGCCTTGAAAAATGCTCTGTTACCAGTGGTCACAGTCATTGGTCTTCAGTTAGGCTATCGTTTAGGTGGTTCTGTTATTGTTGAAACTGTTTTTGCTTATCCAGGTATTGGCCGATTTGCCTATAACCGTTTATTAGCCAGAGATTTTCCCATGATAATGGGTAACTTATTTATTTTTGCCATGATTTTTATCATTGTTAATATCATAACCGACATTATTTATGGATTCCTTGAGCCTCGAATACGATATGACTAG
- a CDS encoding ABC transporter substrate-binding protein, which translates to MYKKNVKWITVAILLTFLLALVGCGGAGETAGENGNGEESVVEEPRTDLIWGATQDPDTLDPRLTTSAYSGEVLELIFNSLIYPDENLVMQFDLATGMETPDDTTYIFTLREDVKWHDGEPFTARDVVFTYEAILDENFGSPHRSRTSVNSVEALDEYTVKFTTENPNAAAWTSLRRFIVPAHLAPSEPYDGEEGSFGFNPVGTGPYKLTQWIPNNIITLERNDDYFEGPAILETIVRREIPEHETRYAELLAGNIDLAPPPERELDILNDNPDFTVVISPTLNYFPIAINHAYEGSDVLNDVRIRQALNYAIDKESIVKHIWPTASVMHNPIMAGTWAYDDDATYKYAYNPEKAKELLAEAGYSDGLTVSITMSNSSENVELGEMLRSYYAEVGIELQADTMEFSSALEKILNGDYQLYHMGSTGMYDPHDFMGRFINGTGTTAYNNPEFNVLVEEAVTIIDDQDARKALYSQAQKVMTEDAYNVPLRNSQVFMAWNKDFVYDYNYVIRSRSLKDAYWK; encoded by the coding sequence TTGTATAAAAAAAATGTGAAATGGATAACAGTAGCTATTTTACTAACATTTTTACTGGCTCTTGTAGGGTGTGGGGGTGCTGGAGAGACCGCAGGTGAAAATGGAAATGGAGAAGAATCTGTTGTGGAAGAGCCAAGAACAGATCTGATATGGGGTGCCACACAGGATCCTGATACTTTAGACCCACGTCTGACAACCTCTGCCTATTCGGGAGAAGTGTTAGAATTGATATTTAATTCATTGATTTATCCAGATGAAAACTTAGTAATGCAGTTTGATTTAGCGACAGGCATGGAAACGCCTGATGATACGACTTATATTTTTACCCTACGAGAAGATGTGAAGTGGCATGATGGTGAACCTTTCACCGCCCGTGATGTGGTTTTTACCTATGAAGCCATCCTAGATGAGAACTTTGGCTCACCACATCGAAGTCGTACTTCTGTTAATAGTGTTGAAGCATTAGATGAGTACACTGTAAAATTCACAACAGAAAATCCAAATGCAGCAGCGTGGACCAGCCTTAGAAGATTTATTGTGCCGGCACATTTAGCACCTTCTGAGCCTTATGATGGGGAAGAAGGAAGCTTTGGTTTTAATCCTGTGGGTACTGGGCCATACAAGTTAACGCAATGGATCCCTAATAATATCATTACCCTAGAGAGAAATGATGATTATTTTGAAGGACCAGCTATTTTAGAAACCATCGTCAGAAGAGAAATTCCAGAGCATGAAACTCGCTATGCTGAGCTGCTTGCTGGAAACATCGACTTAGCGCCGCCACCTGAACGAGAACTTGATATTCTAAATGATAATCCTGATTTTACAGTGGTGATTTCTCCAACGCTTAATTATTTCCCTATTGCCATCAATCATGCCTATGAGGGAAGTGATGTTCTCAATGATGTACGGATCCGACAAGCGTTAAACTATGCCATAGATAAAGAATCTATTGTAAAACATATCTGGCCAACAGCTAGTGTCATGCATAACCCTATTATGGCTGGAACATGGGCATATGATGATGATGCTACCTACAAATATGCCTATAATCCAGAAAAAGCAAAGGAACTTCTAGCAGAAGCTGGATATAGTGACGGACTAACCGTGAGCATTACCATGTCCAACAGTTCCGAAAACGTTGAACTAGGAGAAATGCTTCGAAGTTATTATGCAGAGGTAGGCATTGAACTACAGGCGGATACCATGGAGTTTAGTTCTGCCCTTGAAAAAATTCTTAATGGAGATTATCAGCTGTATCACATGGGCTCTACCGGTATGTACGATCCTCATGATTTCATGGGTCGATTCATTAATGGTACAGGTACAACAGCTTACAATAACCCTGAGTTCAATGTTCTAGTGGAAGAAGCTGTTACCATTATTGATGATCAAGATGCTAGAAAAGCCCTATATTCTCAAGCGCAAAAAGTGATGACAGAAGATGCCTATAATGTGCCCCTACGTAACAGCCAGGTATTTATGGCTTGGAACAAAGACTTTGTATATGATTACAATTATGTTATCCGAAGTCGAAGCCTAAAGGATGCATATTGGAAATAA
- a CDS encoding serine hydrolase, whose product MLKEQILEVLMETEAQVSVSIKDMSRNQWVIRLNDTHKMPSASIIKLLIMIEAFCQVEEKKFQLNQSLTIPKQDQIPHSMTTDLEENTFQFVDLVQLMITVSDNTATNVLIDLLGFENINQRAEKLGLKETVLSRKMLDFKAAKEGRQNLTHGEDAIRMMELIVTEQAASPPMCRRMMDILFNQQDREMLRRFIPKKVKVAHKTGDLPNLNHDVGWVLLSDMSYLIGVFVNGAADNLEAKTIIGKISKLAYDYFSNQSPALALVKSTTAPIQLKPAPDSEMADEAIAGMVVSRLKDSGGGWHLIRTDYGYEGYLHQRHMIMDEERAAYWKERAQDVIIKASADVLAGPRYQYHVKQTLVRGSRIILTGRESEEWTEVERPGGDKGWIRKDFAQPYLYPTNDPSNGEEQLLRKKLVQTALSYQGSQYRWGGRTPIGLDCSGLTSISYLLNGLLIYRDAVLKETFLNPISLEEIKPADLIYFPGHIAMYIGGDKYIHSRASANGVIINSLNPEHGDYDGPLKESITGVGTIFRQKEAGEWVQ is encoded by the coding sequence ATGCTCAAAGAGCAGATACTAGAAGTATTAATGGAAACAGAAGCCCAGGTGTCTGTTTCCATCAAAGATATGAGTCGTAACCAGTGGGTGATACGTTTGAATGACACCCATAAAATGCCCTCAGCTAGTATCATAAAGCTTTTGATTATGATCGAGGCATTTTGTCAAGTAGAAGAAAAGAAATTTCAGTTGAATCAGTCCCTAACAATCCCTAAACAAGATCAGATTCCCCATAGCATGACCACAGATCTCGAAGAAAATACCTTTCAATTTGTTGATTTAGTACAGTTGATGATCACTGTCAGTGATAACACTGCTACCAATGTATTGATTGATCTTCTTGGGTTTGAAAACATTAATCAAAGAGCTGAAAAGTTAGGTCTAAAGGAAACAGTCCTCAGTCGTAAAATGTTGGATTTTAAAGCAGCTAAAGAGGGAAGACAAAACCTTACCCATGGAGAGGATGCCATCAGGATGATGGAGCTTATCGTTACGGAGCAGGCTGCTTCACCTCCGATGTGTCGCCGCATGATGGATATTTTATTCAATCAGCAGGATCGAGAAATGTTGCGTCGGTTTATACCCAAAAAAGTAAAAGTGGCTCATAAAACCGGTGACCTGCCGAATCTGAACCATGATGTAGGATGGGTGCTCTTATCTGATATGTCATACCTTATTGGGGTTTTTGTCAACGGAGCAGCGGATAATCTAGAAGCAAAAACAATCATTGGGAAGATATCCAAGCTGGCATATGACTATTTTTCTAATCAATCACCAGCCTTAGCACTGGTTAAAAGCACCACAGCACCCATACAGCTGAAACCGGCCCCAGATAGTGAAATGGCTGACGAAGCCATTGCTGGCATGGTAGTGTCTAGATTGAAGGATTCAGGCGGTGGCTGGCATCTGATTCGAACGGACTATGGATACGAAGGATACCTCCACCAAAGGCACATGATAATGGATGAAGAAAGAGCGGCTTATTGGAAAGAACGGGCTCAAGATGTGATCATCAAGGCTTCAGCAGATGTGTTGGCAGGTCCTAGATATCAGTATCATGTGAAGCAGACATTGGTTCGTGGATCCAGGATAATACTTACGGGAAGGGAATCTGAAGAATGGACGGAAGTAGAAAGACCAGGGGGAGATAAGGGATGGATCCGTAAGGATTTTGCCCAACCCTATTTGTACCCTACCAATGATCCAAGCAACGGGGAAGAACAATTGTTGCGTAAAAAACTGGTGCAAACTGCACTAAGCTATCAGGGGAGTCAATACCGTTGGGGTGGTCGGACGCCCATTGGTTTGGACTGTTCAGGTCTGACATCTATCAGCTACTTACTCAATGGTCTGCTCATTTACAGAGACGCTGTGCTTAAAGAGACATTTCTAAACCCCATTTCTCTAGAGGAGATTAAGCCGGCTGATCTGATCTATTTTCCCGGTCATATCGCCATGTATATTGGGGGAGATAAATATATTCATTCCAGGGCTTCTGCCAATGGTGTTATCATTAACAGTTTAAATCCAGAGCATGGGGATTACGACGGTCCATTAAAAGAGAGTATTACGGGTGTCGGTACTATTTTTCGCCAAAAGGAGGCTGGAGAGTGGGTCCAATAG